The Syngnathus typhle isolate RoL2023-S1 ecotype Sweden linkage group LG1, RoL_Styp_1.0, whole genome shotgun sequence genome includes a window with the following:
- the elavl2 gene encoding ELAV-like protein 2 isoform X1, producing the protein MILCQRFRSHLDANMAVRLCDVASLLRSGSWASEPWTGQVIAAMETQLSNGPTCNNSNGPSSISNNCSSPVEQGSLEDSKTNLIVNYLPQNMAQDELKSLFGSIGEIESCKLVRDKITGQSLGYGFVNYVEPKDAEKAINTLNGLRLQTKTIKVSYARPSSASIRDANLYVSGLPKTMTQAELEQLFSQYGRIITSRILVDQVTGLSRGVGFIRFDRRVEAEEAIKGLHCQKPPGAAEPITVKFANNPSQKSNQALLSQLYHSPNRRYPGPLAQQAQRFRLDNLLNMAYGVKSRFSTMAIDGVTSLAGINIPGHSSGWCIFVYNLAPDADESILWQMFGPFGAVTNVKVIRDFNTNKCKGFGFVTMTNYDEAAVAIGSLNGYRLGDRVLQVSFKTNKTHKA; encoded by the exons ATGATTTTGTGTCAACGTTTCAGAAGTCATCTCGACGCTAACATGGCAGTCAGACTGTGCGATGTGGCCTCTCTGCTTAGAAGTGGCTCGTGGGCGTCCGAGCCTTGGACCGGG CAGGTGATAGCAGCCATGGAAACGCAGCTGTCCAACGGGCCCACGTGCAACAATAGCAACGGGCCGTCGAGCATCTCCAACAACTGTTCCTCGCCCGTGGAGCAGGGTAGCTTGGAGGATAGCAAGACCAACCTGATCGTCAACTACCTGCCTCAGAACATGGCCCAGGACGAGCTCAAGAGCTTGTTCGGGAGCATTGGAGAGATAGAGTCCTGCAAGCTTGTCCGAGACAAAATAACAG GGCAGAGCCTCGGCTATGGATTTGTCAACTACGTGGAACCTAAGGATGCGGAAAAAGCCATCAACACCTTGAATGGCCTGAGACTTCAGACCAAGACCATCAAG GTGTCCTACGCACGTCCGAGCTCCGCTTCCATCCGAGATGCAAATTTGTACGTCAGCGGCTTGCCGAAGACCATGACTCAGGCGGAACTGGAGCAGCTCTTCTCGCAGTATGGCCGCATCATCACCTCACGCATTCTGGTGGACCAGGTGACCG GTCTTTCCAGAGGTGTCGGCTTCATCCGCTTTGACCGGCGGGTGGAGGCCGAGGAGGCCATCAAGGGCCTTCACTGTCAGAAACCGCCCGGTGCCGCCGAGCCCATCACGGTCAAGTTTGCCAACAACCCCAGCCAGAAGAGCAACCAGGCGCTGTTGTCGCAGCTGTACCACTCGCCCAATCGAAGGTACCCGGGACCACTCGCACAGCAGGCACAACGCTTCAG GCTGGACAACCTGCTCAATATGGCCTATGGCGTGAAAAG CAGGTTCTCGACCATGGCCATCGACGGGGTGACCAGCCTGGCGGGCATCAACATCCCGGGTCACAGCAGCGGCTGGTGCATCTTCGTGTACAACCTGGCTCCCGACGCCGACGAGAGCATCCTGTGGCAAATGTTTGGGCCCTTCGGGGCCGTCACCAACGTCAAGGTCATTCGCGACTTCAACACAAACAAGTGCAAAGGCTTCGGCTTTGTCACAATGACCAACTACGACGAGGCGGCCGTGGCCATCGGCAGCTTGAACGGCTACCGCCTGGGCGACCGCGTGCTGCAGGTGTCGTTCAAGACAAATAAGACCCACAAAGCGTAA
- the elavl2 gene encoding ELAV-like protein 2 isoform X8, which translates to MAVRLCDVASLLRSGSWASEPWTGVIAAMETQLSNGPTCNNSNGPSSISNNCSSPVEQGSLEDSKTNLIVNYLPQNMAQDELKSLFGSIGEIESCKLVRDKITGQSLGYGFVNYVEPKDAEKAINTLNGLRLQTKTIKVSYARPSSASIRDANLYVSGLPKTMTQAELEQLFSQYGRIITSRILVDQVTGLSRGVGFIRFDRRVEAEEAIKGLHCQKPPGAAEPITVKFANNPSQKSNQALLSQLYHSPNRRYPGPLAQQAQRFRLDNLLNMAYGVKSRFSTMAIDGVTSLAGINIPGHSSGWCIFVYNLAPDADESILWQMFGPFGAVTNVKVIRDFNTNKCKGFGFVTMTNYDEAAVAIGSLNGYRLGDRVLQVSFKTNKTHKA; encoded by the exons ATGGCAGTCAGACTGTGCGATGTGGCCTCTCTGCTTAGAAGTGGCTCGTGGGCGTCCGAGCCTTGGACCGGG GTGATAGCAGCCATGGAAACGCAGCTGTCCAACGGGCCCACGTGCAACAATAGCAACGGGCCGTCGAGCATCTCCAACAACTGTTCCTCGCCCGTGGAGCAGGGTAGCTTGGAGGATAGCAAGACCAACCTGATCGTCAACTACCTGCCTCAGAACATGGCCCAGGACGAGCTCAAGAGCTTGTTCGGGAGCATTGGAGAGATAGAGTCCTGCAAGCTTGTCCGAGACAAAATAACAG GGCAGAGCCTCGGCTATGGATTTGTCAACTACGTGGAACCTAAGGATGCGGAAAAAGCCATCAACACCTTGAATGGCCTGAGACTTCAGACCAAGACCATCAAG GTGTCCTACGCACGTCCGAGCTCCGCTTCCATCCGAGATGCAAATTTGTACGTCAGCGGCTTGCCGAAGACCATGACTCAGGCGGAACTGGAGCAGCTCTTCTCGCAGTATGGCCGCATCATCACCTCACGCATTCTGGTGGACCAGGTGACCG GTCTTTCCAGAGGTGTCGGCTTCATCCGCTTTGACCGGCGGGTGGAGGCCGAGGAGGCCATCAAGGGCCTTCACTGTCAGAAACCGCCCGGTGCCGCCGAGCCCATCACGGTCAAGTTTGCCAACAACCCCAGCCAGAAGAGCAACCAGGCGCTGTTGTCGCAGCTGTACCACTCGCCCAATCGAAGGTACCCGGGACCACTCGCACAGCAGGCACAACGCTTCAG GCTGGACAACCTGCTCAATATGGCCTATGGCGTGAAAAG CAGGTTCTCGACCATGGCCATCGACGGGGTGACCAGCCTGGCGGGCATCAACATCCCGGGTCACAGCAGCGGCTGGTGCATCTTCGTGTACAACCTGGCTCCCGACGCCGACGAGAGCATCCTGTGGCAAATGTTTGGGCCCTTCGGGGCCGTCACCAACGTCAAGGTCATTCGCGACTTCAACACAAACAAGTGCAAAGGCTTCGGCTTTGTCACAATGACCAACTACGACGAGGCGGCCGTGGCCATCGGCAGCTTGAACGGCTACCGCCTGGGCGACCGCGTGCTGCAGGTGTCGTTCAAGACAAATAAGACCCACAAAGCGTAA
- the elavl2 gene encoding ELAV-like protein 2 isoform X6: MAVRLCDVASLLRSGSWASEPWTGQVIAAMETQLSNGPTCNNSNGPSSISNNCSSPVEQGSLEDSKTNLIVNYLPQNMAQDELKSLFGSIGEIESCKLVRDKITGQSLGYGFVNYVEPKDAEKAINTLNGLRLQTKTIKVSYARPSSASIRDANLYVSGLPKTMTQAELEQLFSQYGRIITSRILVDQVTGLSRGVGFIRFDRRVEAEEAIKGLHCQKPPGAAEPITVKFANNPSQKSNQALLSQLYHSPNRRYPGPLAQQAQRFRLDNLLNMAYGVKSRFSTMAIDGVTSLAGINIPGHSSGWCIFVYNLAPDADESILWQMFGPFGAVTNVKVIRDFNTNKCKGFGFVTMTNYDEAAVAIGSLNGYRLGDRVLQVSFKTNKTHKA, encoded by the exons ATGGCAGTCAGACTGTGCGATGTGGCCTCTCTGCTTAGAAGTGGCTCGTGGGCGTCCGAGCCTTGGACCGGG CAGGTGATAGCAGCCATGGAAACGCAGCTGTCCAACGGGCCCACGTGCAACAATAGCAACGGGCCGTCGAGCATCTCCAACAACTGTTCCTCGCCCGTGGAGCAGGGTAGCTTGGAGGATAGCAAGACCAACCTGATCGTCAACTACCTGCCTCAGAACATGGCCCAGGACGAGCTCAAGAGCTTGTTCGGGAGCATTGGAGAGATAGAGTCCTGCAAGCTTGTCCGAGACAAAATAACAG GGCAGAGCCTCGGCTATGGATTTGTCAACTACGTGGAACCTAAGGATGCGGAAAAAGCCATCAACACCTTGAATGGCCTGAGACTTCAGACCAAGACCATCAAG GTGTCCTACGCACGTCCGAGCTCCGCTTCCATCCGAGATGCAAATTTGTACGTCAGCGGCTTGCCGAAGACCATGACTCAGGCGGAACTGGAGCAGCTCTTCTCGCAGTATGGCCGCATCATCACCTCACGCATTCTGGTGGACCAGGTGACCG GTCTTTCCAGAGGTGTCGGCTTCATCCGCTTTGACCGGCGGGTGGAGGCCGAGGAGGCCATCAAGGGCCTTCACTGTCAGAAACCGCCCGGTGCCGCCGAGCCCATCACGGTCAAGTTTGCCAACAACCCCAGCCAGAAGAGCAACCAGGCGCTGTTGTCGCAGCTGTACCACTCGCCCAATCGAAGGTACCCGGGACCACTCGCACAGCAGGCACAACGCTTCAG GCTGGACAACCTGCTCAATATGGCCTATGGCGTGAAAAG CAGGTTCTCGACCATGGCCATCGACGGGGTGACCAGCCTGGCGGGCATCAACATCCCGGGTCACAGCAGCGGCTGGTGCATCTTCGTGTACAACCTGGCTCCCGACGCCGACGAGAGCATCCTGTGGCAAATGTTTGGGCCCTTCGGGGCCGTCACCAACGTCAAGGTCATTCGCGACTTCAACACAAACAAGTGCAAAGGCTTCGGCTTTGTCACAATGACCAACTACGACGAGGCGGCCGTGGCCATCGGCAGCTTGAACGGCTACCGCCTGGGCGACCGCGTGCTGCAGGTGTCGTTCAAGACAAATAAGACCCACAAAGCGTAA
- the elavl2 gene encoding ELAV-like protein 2 isoform X5, producing the protein MILCQRFRSHLDANMAVRLCDVASLLRSGSWASEPWTGQVIAAMETQLSNGPTCNNSNGPSSISNNCSSPVEQGSLEDSKTNLIVNYLPQNMAQDELKSLFGSIGEIESCKLVRDKITGQSLGYGFVNYVEPKDAEKAINTLNGLRLQTKTIKVSYARPSSASIRDANLYVSGLPKTMTQAELEQLFSQYGRIITSRILVDQVTGLSRGVGFIRFDRRVEAEEAIKGLHCQKPPGAAEPITVKFANNPSQKSNQALLSQLYHSPNRRLDNLLNMAYGVKSRFSTMAIDGVTSLAGINIPGHSSGWCIFVYNLAPDADESILWQMFGPFGAVTNVKVIRDFNTNKCKGFGFVTMTNYDEAAVAIGSLNGYRLGDRVLQVSFKTNKTHKA; encoded by the exons ATGATTTTGTGTCAACGTTTCAGAAGTCATCTCGACGCTAACATGGCAGTCAGACTGTGCGATGTGGCCTCTCTGCTTAGAAGTGGCTCGTGGGCGTCCGAGCCTTGGACCGGG CAGGTGATAGCAGCCATGGAAACGCAGCTGTCCAACGGGCCCACGTGCAACAATAGCAACGGGCCGTCGAGCATCTCCAACAACTGTTCCTCGCCCGTGGAGCAGGGTAGCTTGGAGGATAGCAAGACCAACCTGATCGTCAACTACCTGCCTCAGAACATGGCCCAGGACGAGCTCAAGAGCTTGTTCGGGAGCATTGGAGAGATAGAGTCCTGCAAGCTTGTCCGAGACAAAATAACAG GGCAGAGCCTCGGCTATGGATTTGTCAACTACGTGGAACCTAAGGATGCGGAAAAAGCCATCAACACCTTGAATGGCCTGAGACTTCAGACCAAGACCATCAAG GTGTCCTACGCACGTCCGAGCTCCGCTTCCATCCGAGATGCAAATTTGTACGTCAGCGGCTTGCCGAAGACCATGACTCAGGCGGAACTGGAGCAGCTCTTCTCGCAGTATGGCCGCATCATCACCTCACGCATTCTGGTGGACCAGGTGACCG GTCTTTCCAGAGGTGTCGGCTTCATCCGCTTTGACCGGCGGGTGGAGGCCGAGGAGGCCATCAAGGGCCTTCACTGTCAGAAACCGCCCGGTGCCGCCGAGCCCATCACGGTCAAGTTTGCCAACAACCCCAGCCAGAAGAGCAACCAGGCGCTGTTGTCGCAGCTGTACCACTCGCCCAATCGAAG GCTGGACAACCTGCTCAATATGGCCTATGGCGTGAAAAG CAGGTTCTCGACCATGGCCATCGACGGGGTGACCAGCCTGGCGGGCATCAACATCCCGGGTCACAGCAGCGGCTGGTGCATCTTCGTGTACAACCTGGCTCCCGACGCCGACGAGAGCATCCTGTGGCAAATGTTTGGGCCCTTCGGGGCCGTCACCAACGTCAAGGTCATTCGCGACTTCAACACAAACAAGTGCAAAGGCTTCGGCTTTGTCACAATGACCAACTACGACGAGGCGGCCGTGGCCATCGGCAGCTTGAACGGCTACCGCCTGGGCGACCGCGTGCTGCAGGTGTCGTTCAAGACAAATAAGACCCACAAAGCGTAA
- the elavl2 gene encoding ELAV-like protein 2 isoform X2, with amino-acid sequence MILCQRFRSHLDANMAVRLCDVASLLRSGSWASEPWTGVIAAMETQLSNGPTCNNSNGPSSISNNCSSPVEQGSLEDSKTNLIVNYLPQNMAQDELKSLFGSIGEIESCKLVRDKITGQSLGYGFVNYVEPKDAEKAINTLNGLRLQTKTIKVSYARPSSASIRDANLYVSGLPKTMTQAELEQLFSQYGRIITSRILVDQVTGLSRGVGFIRFDRRVEAEEAIKGLHCQKPPGAAEPITVKFANNPSQKSNQALLSQLYHSPNRRYPGPLAQQAQRFRLDNLLNMAYGVKSRFSTMAIDGVTSLAGINIPGHSSGWCIFVYNLAPDADESILWQMFGPFGAVTNVKVIRDFNTNKCKGFGFVTMTNYDEAAVAIGSLNGYRLGDRVLQVSFKTNKTHKA; translated from the exons ATGATTTTGTGTCAACGTTTCAGAAGTCATCTCGACGCTAACATGGCAGTCAGACTGTGCGATGTGGCCTCTCTGCTTAGAAGTGGCTCGTGGGCGTCCGAGCCTTGGACCGGG GTGATAGCAGCCATGGAAACGCAGCTGTCCAACGGGCCCACGTGCAACAATAGCAACGGGCCGTCGAGCATCTCCAACAACTGTTCCTCGCCCGTGGAGCAGGGTAGCTTGGAGGATAGCAAGACCAACCTGATCGTCAACTACCTGCCTCAGAACATGGCCCAGGACGAGCTCAAGAGCTTGTTCGGGAGCATTGGAGAGATAGAGTCCTGCAAGCTTGTCCGAGACAAAATAACAG GGCAGAGCCTCGGCTATGGATTTGTCAACTACGTGGAACCTAAGGATGCGGAAAAAGCCATCAACACCTTGAATGGCCTGAGACTTCAGACCAAGACCATCAAG GTGTCCTACGCACGTCCGAGCTCCGCTTCCATCCGAGATGCAAATTTGTACGTCAGCGGCTTGCCGAAGACCATGACTCAGGCGGAACTGGAGCAGCTCTTCTCGCAGTATGGCCGCATCATCACCTCACGCATTCTGGTGGACCAGGTGACCG GTCTTTCCAGAGGTGTCGGCTTCATCCGCTTTGACCGGCGGGTGGAGGCCGAGGAGGCCATCAAGGGCCTTCACTGTCAGAAACCGCCCGGTGCCGCCGAGCCCATCACGGTCAAGTTTGCCAACAACCCCAGCCAGAAGAGCAACCAGGCGCTGTTGTCGCAGCTGTACCACTCGCCCAATCGAAGGTACCCGGGACCACTCGCACAGCAGGCACAACGCTTCAG GCTGGACAACCTGCTCAATATGGCCTATGGCGTGAAAAG CAGGTTCTCGACCATGGCCATCGACGGGGTGACCAGCCTGGCGGGCATCAACATCCCGGGTCACAGCAGCGGCTGGTGCATCTTCGTGTACAACCTGGCTCCCGACGCCGACGAGAGCATCCTGTGGCAAATGTTTGGGCCCTTCGGGGCCGTCACCAACGTCAAGGTCATTCGCGACTTCAACACAAACAAGTGCAAAGGCTTCGGCTTTGTCACAATGACCAACTACGACGAGGCGGCCGTGGCCATCGGCAGCTTGAACGGCTACCGCCTGGGCGACCGCGTGCTGCAGGTGTCGTTCAAGACAAATAAGACCCACAAAGCGTAA
- the elavl2 gene encoding ELAV-like protein 2 isoform X4 has protein sequence MILCQRFRSHLDANMAVRLCDVASLLRSGSWASEPWTGVIAAMETQLSNGPTCNNSNGPSSISNNCSSPVEQGSLEDSKTNLIVNYLPQNMAQDELKSLFGSIGEIESCKLVRDKITGQSLGYGFVNYVEPKDAEKAINTLNGLRLQTKTIKVSYARPSSASIRDANLYVSGLPKTMTQAELEQLFSQYGRIITSRILVDQVTGLSRGVGFIRFDRRVEAEEAIKGLHCQKPPGAAEPITVKFANNPSQKSNQALLSQLYHSPNRRYPGPLAQQAQRFRLDNLLNMAYGVKRFSTMAIDGVTSLAGINIPGHSSGWCIFVYNLAPDADESILWQMFGPFGAVTNVKVIRDFNTNKCKGFGFVTMTNYDEAAVAIGSLNGYRLGDRVLQVSFKTNKTHKA, from the exons ATGATTTTGTGTCAACGTTTCAGAAGTCATCTCGACGCTAACATGGCAGTCAGACTGTGCGATGTGGCCTCTCTGCTTAGAAGTGGCTCGTGGGCGTCCGAGCCTTGGACCGGG GTGATAGCAGCCATGGAAACGCAGCTGTCCAACGGGCCCACGTGCAACAATAGCAACGGGCCGTCGAGCATCTCCAACAACTGTTCCTCGCCCGTGGAGCAGGGTAGCTTGGAGGATAGCAAGACCAACCTGATCGTCAACTACCTGCCTCAGAACATGGCCCAGGACGAGCTCAAGAGCTTGTTCGGGAGCATTGGAGAGATAGAGTCCTGCAAGCTTGTCCGAGACAAAATAACAG GGCAGAGCCTCGGCTATGGATTTGTCAACTACGTGGAACCTAAGGATGCGGAAAAAGCCATCAACACCTTGAATGGCCTGAGACTTCAGACCAAGACCATCAAG GTGTCCTACGCACGTCCGAGCTCCGCTTCCATCCGAGATGCAAATTTGTACGTCAGCGGCTTGCCGAAGACCATGACTCAGGCGGAACTGGAGCAGCTCTTCTCGCAGTATGGCCGCATCATCACCTCACGCATTCTGGTGGACCAGGTGACCG GTCTTTCCAGAGGTGTCGGCTTCATCCGCTTTGACCGGCGGGTGGAGGCCGAGGAGGCCATCAAGGGCCTTCACTGTCAGAAACCGCCCGGTGCCGCCGAGCCCATCACGGTCAAGTTTGCCAACAACCCCAGCCAGAAGAGCAACCAGGCGCTGTTGTCGCAGCTGTACCACTCGCCCAATCGAAGGTACCCGGGACCACTCGCACAGCAGGCACAACGCTTCAG GCTGGACAACCTGCTCAATATGGCCTATGGCGTGAAAAG GTTCTCGACCATGGCCATCGACGGGGTGACCAGCCTGGCGGGCATCAACATCCCGGGTCACAGCAGCGGCTGGTGCATCTTCGTGTACAACCTGGCTCCCGACGCCGACGAGAGCATCCTGTGGCAAATGTTTGGGCCCTTCGGGGCCGTCACCAACGTCAAGGTCATTCGCGACTTCAACACAAACAAGTGCAAAGGCTTCGGCTTTGTCACAATGACCAACTACGACGAGGCGGCCGTGGCCATCGGCAGCTTGAACGGCTACCGCCTGGGCGACCGCGTGCTGCAGGTGTCGTTCAAGACAAATAAGACCCACAAAGCGTAA
- the elavl2 gene encoding ELAV-like protein 2 isoform X7: MILCQRFRSHLDANMAVRLCDVASLLRSGSWASEPWTGQVIAAMETQLSNGPTCNNSNGPSSISNNCSSPVEQGSLEDSKTNLIVNYLPQNMAQDELKSLFGSIGEIESCKLVRDKITGQSLGYGFVNYVEPKDAEKAINTLNGLRLQTKTIKVSYARPSSASIRDANLYVSGLPKTMTQAELEQLFSQYGRIITSRILVDQVTGLSRGVGFIRFDRRVEAEEAIKGLHCQKPPGAAEPITVKFANNPSQKSNQALLSQLYHSPNRRLDNLLNMAYGVKRFSTMAIDGVTSLAGINIPGHSSGWCIFVYNLAPDADESILWQMFGPFGAVTNVKVIRDFNTNKCKGFGFVTMTNYDEAAVAIGSLNGYRLGDRVLQVSFKTNKTHKA; encoded by the exons ATGATTTTGTGTCAACGTTTCAGAAGTCATCTCGACGCTAACATGGCAGTCAGACTGTGCGATGTGGCCTCTCTGCTTAGAAGTGGCTCGTGGGCGTCCGAGCCTTGGACCGGG CAGGTGATAGCAGCCATGGAAACGCAGCTGTCCAACGGGCCCACGTGCAACAATAGCAACGGGCCGTCGAGCATCTCCAACAACTGTTCCTCGCCCGTGGAGCAGGGTAGCTTGGAGGATAGCAAGACCAACCTGATCGTCAACTACCTGCCTCAGAACATGGCCCAGGACGAGCTCAAGAGCTTGTTCGGGAGCATTGGAGAGATAGAGTCCTGCAAGCTTGTCCGAGACAAAATAACAG GGCAGAGCCTCGGCTATGGATTTGTCAACTACGTGGAACCTAAGGATGCGGAAAAAGCCATCAACACCTTGAATGGCCTGAGACTTCAGACCAAGACCATCAAG GTGTCCTACGCACGTCCGAGCTCCGCTTCCATCCGAGATGCAAATTTGTACGTCAGCGGCTTGCCGAAGACCATGACTCAGGCGGAACTGGAGCAGCTCTTCTCGCAGTATGGCCGCATCATCACCTCACGCATTCTGGTGGACCAGGTGACCG GTCTTTCCAGAGGTGTCGGCTTCATCCGCTTTGACCGGCGGGTGGAGGCCGAGGAGGCCATCAAGGGCCTTCACTGTCAGAAACCGCCCGGTGCCGCCGAGCCCATCACGGTCAAGTTTGCCAACAACCCCAGCCAGAAGAGCAACCAGGCGCTGTTGTCGCAGCTGTACCACTCGCCCAATCGAAG GCTGGACAACCTGCTCAATATGGCCTATGGCGTGAAAAG GTTCTCGACCATGGCCATCGACGGGGTGACCAGCCTGGCGGGCATCAACATCCCGGGTCACAGCAGCGGCTGGTGCATCTTCGTGTACAACCTGGCTCCCGACGCCGACGAGAGCATCCTGTGGCAAATGTTTGGGCCCTTCGGGGCCGTCACCAACGTCAAGGTCATTCGCGACTTCAACACAAACAAGTGCAAAGGCTTCGGCTTTGTCACAATGACCAACTACGACGAGGCGGCCGTGGCCATCGGCAGCTTGAACGGCTACCGCCTGGGCGACCGCGTGCTGCAGGTGTCGTTCAAGACAAATAAGACCCACAAAGCGTAA
- the elavl2 gene encoding ELAV-like protein 2 isoform X3, whose product MILCQRFRSHLDANMAVRLCDVASLLRSGSWASEPWTGQVIAAMETQLSNGPTCNNSNGPSSISNNCSSPVEQGSLEDSKTNLIVNYLPQNMAQDELKSLFGSIGEIESCKLVRDKITGQSLGYGFVNYVEPKDAEKAINTLNGLRLQTKTIKVSYARPSSASIRDANLYVSGLPKTMTQAELEQLFSQYGRIITSRILVDQVTGLSRGVGFIRFDRRVEAEEAIKGLHCQKPPGAAEPITVKFANNPSQKSNQALLSQLYHSPNRRYPGPLAQQAQRFRLDNLLNMAYGVKRFSTMAIDGVTSLAGINIPGHSSGWCIFVYNLAPDADESILWQMFGPFGAVTNVKVIRDFNTNKCKGFGFVTMTNYDEAAVAIGSLNGYRLGDRVLQVSFKTNKTHKA is encoded by the exons ATGATTTTGTGTCAACGTTTCAGAAGTCATCTCGACGCTAACATGGCAGTCAGACTGTGCGATGTGGCCTCTCTGCTTAGAAGTGGCTCGTGGGCGTCCGAGCCTTGGACCGGG CAGGTGATAGCAGCCATGGAAACGCAGCTGTCCAACGGGCCCACGTGCAACAATAGCAACGGGCCGTCGAGCATCTCCAACAACTGTTCCTCGCCCGTGGAGCAGGGTAGCTTGGAGGATAGCAAGACCAACCTGATCGTCAACTACCTGCCTCAGAACATGGCCCAGGACGAGCTCAAGAGCTTGTTCGGGAGCATTGGAGAGATAGAGTCCTGCAAGCTTGTCCGAGACAAAATAACAG GGCAGAGCCTCGGCTATGGATTTGTCAACTACGTGGAACCTAAGGATGCGGAAAAAGCCATCAACACCTTGAATGGCCTGAGACTTCAGACCAAGACCATCAAG GTGTCCTACGCACGTCCGAGCTCCGCTTCCATCCGAGATGCAAATTTGTACGTCAGCGGCTTGCCGAAGACCATGACTCAGGCGGAACTGGAGCAGCTCTTCTCGCAGTATGGCCGCATCATCACCTCACGCATTCTGGTGGACCAGGTGACCG GTCTTTCCAGAGGTGTCGGCTTCATCCGCTTTGACCGGCGGGTGGAGGCCGAGGAGGCCATCAAGGGCCTTCACTGTCAGAAACCGCCCGGTGCCGCCGAGCCCATCACGGTCAAGTTTGCCAACAACCCCAGCCAGAAGAGCAACCAGGCGCTGTTGTCGCAGCTGTACCACTCGCCCAATCGAAGGTACCCGGGACCACTCGCACAGCAGGCACAACGCTTCAG GCTGGACAACCTGCTCAATATGGCCTATGGCGTGAAAAG GTTCTCGACCATGGCCATCGACGGGGTGACCAGCCTGGCGGGCATCAACATCCCGGGTCACAGCAGCGGCTGGTGCATCTTCGTGTACAACCTGGCTCCCGACGCCGACGAGAGCATCCTGTGGCAAATGTTTGGGCCCTTCGGGGCCGTCACCAACGTCAAGGTCATTCGCGACTTCAACACAAACAAGTGCAAAGGCTTCGGCTTTGTCACAATGACCAACTACGACGAGGCGGCCGTGGCCATCGGCAGCTTGAACGGCTACCGCCTGGGCGACCGCGTGCTGCAGGTGTCGTTCAAGACAAATAAGACCCACAAAGCGTAA